The DNA sequence GCCAGCAGGGATTCGTCGGGCAAACTACCGTGAAGACCTTGGAGTTTATCTACATCTGTTCAAAAACTGTTGATTTTCATGGCAACAGCGGCCAAAGTCACCGCAAGGAGAACGATCATGGCGGACGGAGCGGAGGAACGCATCACCCGGCTGGAGACGGCCTTTGAATCAACTCTGCCGCACTTGGCCACAAAGGCGGATATATCCCGGCTGGAGACGCACTTCGAATCGACTCTGCTGGCCACAAAGACGGATATCGCCCGGCTGGAGGCGGCCTTCGAGTCGACTCTGCCGTACCTGGCCACAAAGGCGGACATCGCCAAACTAGAAAGCAAGATGGCATTGGGGGGCGTTTCCATACTTGCGGCCCTTCTCGCCATCATCGCGAAACTGTTCACGTAGGCCAGGGACAGACCCGTATACTTCATGAAACGGCGCACGACCGTGAAGTGCTTTCGCCGCCGAGGTCCGGTCCTGGCGCTCCTCGCTTCGGCGATCATGGCCGCTTTCGGTGCGCCTTCCCCTTCCCCGGCCCAGCCACTCACATCCGACCAAGCGGCCTATCGGTCCTTCGTGCGGGAGTTCCGCTCGGTGGCGCTGCGGCGCGGCATCCCGGAAGCGCTCTACGACCGCGCGTTTCGCGGCCTCACCCCGGACCCGGAAGTCATCGAGAAGAACAACCGGCAACCGGAGTTCGTGCTGCCGGCGTCACAGTACGTGACCCTGGTGGTCAGCGATACGCGTGTGAACGACGGTCGCGCCAAGCTGTCGGAGCTTGCCGCCGACCTGAAACGAATGGAGCGGCGGTACGGGGTGGAACGCTACGTGCTGGCCGCCATCTGGGGACTGGAGACGCTGTACGGCAAGCTGCGCGGCAAACGCAACGTCATCCGCTCGCTCTCCACCCTGGCCTACAAGGGACGCCGGGCGAAGTTCGGACGCAACCAGTTGCTGGCGGCCCTCGACATCCTCAAGGCGGGCGACATCACCGTTGAACGCATGACCGGCTCGTGGGCTGGCGCCATGGGCCACATGCAGTTCATCCCGACGAGCTACAAGGCGTACGCGGTGGACTTCACCGGCGACGGCCGGCGCGACATCTGGAACAACCCGCGGGACGCGCTGGCATCCGCCGCCAACTACCTGCGCGGCAACGGGTGGGTTCCGGGCAGGCCTTGGGGCCACAGGGTGGTCCTTCCAGAAGGGTTCGACGCCGGGCTGGCCGGCAGGAAGGGAGAGCGGACCATCCGGCAATGGCGGGAACTGGGACTCCGGCGCGCCGGCGGCGGCGCGTTCCCGCATCCTGAGGAGCGGGCGTTCCTCGACCTTCCGGCGGGAGTCCGGGGACCCGCCTTCCTGCTGCGCGCGAATTTCCGCGCGATCATGCGTTACAACCCGGCACACAAGTACGCGCTGGCGGTGGGGCACCTCTCCGACCGGTTGCGCGGCGACGAAACCGCCCTCGCCTGGCCCGACGGCATCGGCCCCATCGCGGAACCGGAGCGCAAGGAGCTGCAACGCCTGCTGGCCGCGCGGGGATACGACATCGGCGAGATCGACGGGATCATCGGCCCGAAGACGCGCGCGGCCATAAGGGATTACCAGGCGAAGAAGGGGCGGCGCGTGGACGGGTTTCCGCGGCGGAAGATTTTGGAGTTGCTGCGCTCGGAGAACAAGACAGGACAATAGGAATTCAAAGGCCAGGGTTGCGCCCCTGCGTTGCGTGTCCTATCGTCGGCAGGGCGTGACGCGAACGCGGGATCCTGCGGGCGCGCTCACATGGCCGAACGCGCGAACAACTGGAGATTGCAATGCCGCTAGCGACGCTGGATGGAGTGGACATCTACTACGAGAGGGAGGGCGCGGGAGAGCCGGTGCTGTTTGTCCCCGCCTCCTGGTGGCCGCTGGATCCCTGGAAGCTCCAGGTGGTGCCGGCCCTGAGCCGGCGCTGGGAGACCATCATCATGGACTGCCGCGGAACCGGTCGCAGCAGCCAACCCGACGACGGCTACACCGTCACGCAGTTCGCCGAGGACTGCGCCGCGCTCCTGGCCCATCTCGGCATCACCCGCTGCCACGTGGTGGGGTTCGCCATCGGCGGCCAGATACTTCAGGCCCTGGCCATCGCCCGCCCGGACCTGGTGGCCACGCTCACCATGACAGCCACCGGCCCTGGCTCCCGCAACCTGTCGGGCGCGCCGCGAGAGGTTTCCCCGGAAACCCACGCCCAGATTCGGGAAATGGGGTTCGAGCAGTACATCAAATCCCACGTGGACAATGACGGGATGGCGTTCAACCCGACCTTCTATCACGCCAACCGCGCGGCGGCCGCCGCGCTCGCGGACGCTTTGTGGTCCGGCCAGTCCACCGTGGAGATGTTCCGCCGTCATGAGCGCGCGCGCCTCACCTGGGACGCCCTGGCAGCGGCCCCGGATGTGAAGGTGTCCACCCTGGTGCTGTGCGGCGAGGACGACAAGGTGGAACGGCAGGGCAGCACGCCGGTGGACACGGCCCGGCGGCTCGGGCAGGCGATCCCCGGAGCGGAGTTGGCGCTCATACCGGGCGTGCGCCACATGACCTTCTGGGACGGCACCGGCGCCATCGACGCGCTAGAGGACTTCCTGGCGCGTCATCCGATCGGATAGGCGGCTACCCTTCCGGAGGCCCTCATGCTCCAGGTCAAGGAACTGCAAAAGATCTTCAGGGTCGGCGGCAACGAGGTGGCGGCCCTCGGCGGCGTCACGCAAAGGGTCGAGGAGGGCGAGTTCTTCGTGCTGCTGGGACCCAGCGGTTCGGGCAAGACGACGCTGTTGCGCTGCGTGGCCGGGCTGGAGACGCCCGACGGCGGCGAGATCGAAATTGACGGCGCCACGGTCTTCTCCACGAGCCAAGGCATCTCCGCGCCCCCCGAGGACCGGAAGATCGGCATGGTCTTCCAGTCCTACGCCATCTGGCCTCACATGACCGTCTTCCAGAACGTGGCGTTGCCGCTCACGCGCGGACGCAAGAAGATCGACAAGTCCCTGGTACGGCAACGCGTCCACGAGTCGCTGAAGCTGGTGCAACTGGAGGACTACGCGGAGCGGCCGTCGCCGCTCCTGAGCGGGGGACAGCAACAGCGGGTGGCGCTGGCCCGCGCCCTGGCCGTGAACCCGAAGCTGCTGCTCATGGACGAGCCCTTGAGCAACCTCGACGCGCGCCTGCGGGAAGAAATGCGGGTGCAGATCCGCGAACTCGCCAAGCGCCTCAACATCACCGTGCTGTACGTCACCCACGATCAGGTGGAGGCCATGGTGGTGGCGGACCGCATCGCGGTCATGAGCCTGGGCGCCATCGTGTCCGTAGGCTCGCCGGAAGAGCTCTACGAGGGACCGGCCAACCGGGTGGTGGCCGAGTTCTTCGGCTCCATCAACTGGCTGGACGGCGAGACCAGGGCCGAGGGCGCGGTGGAGACGCTGTTGGGCACGCTCAAGACCCCGCACACGGCCCGGCCGGGCCTCACCGGAACCCTGGGCATACGCCCGGAGGATCTGGAGATTAGCTCCGCCCCCACCGGGCGGGACAACGAGTTCCTCGGGGAGTTGGTGTCGCGCACGTACCTCGGCGACCTGTTCGTTCACGAGGTGCGCGTGGCCGGGACCGTGCTGCAGGTGAAGACCATGGACAAGGCGCCCGTCAGCGACAAGGTCTACGTCACCCTGCCGAAGGACCGCCTCAAGTTCTTTCCCCAGTCAACGCAGGGTTGAAGGCGCGAACAACTCGTCCACGCTCAACCGGCGGGTGGTCACCGCCTGCTCCGACGCGTACAGCAGCATGGTGTCCAGGGCGTGGCGTTGCGCTTCCACCGAGTACGGGAACGGGTCCCGTCCCAGCACACTCTCGTCTGCCTCGATGGCTTCGCCGTACCACGCCAGGTAGGAGCGCCGCGGATCGCGCATGTATTCGAGACCGCGAACCTTCGCTTCTTCGAAAGCCCGAAGCAGGGTTTCGGCCACCCAGGGATGCCGCCCGAGGACTTCGTCCTTGATGACCACGGTATGGCGCAGGGGATAGATTCCCGTGCGCCGGTAGTAGTCCGCTTCCACCTCCCGGTAGTCGGGCCAGAGCCGGCGCCCCACGCTCTTGCCGGCGCGGAACGCCGACCCGATGGTAGGCAGCATGTAGGCGTCGATCTCGCCGGCCTCCAGCATCTCGGTGACGCGACGGCCGGCGGGAGCCTGCTCGACGTGCAACCAATCCGGCGGCTCCCACGGCGACACCTGCTCGTCCGCGTTGGTGACCCAATGCATCTCGCCGGGAGCAACGCCGTGCTCGTGCTTGAGCACTCCGCGCATCCACACGGCGATGGGATTGAAGTGGGCCTGGAGCCCGATGCGCTTGCCGCGCAGGTCCTCGGGACGTTCGATGCCGGCCCCGGAGTGCACCACCACCGCGCCGTGACAGAACTTCACGTGGGGAAACACCGGAATCGCCGTCACCGGCACGCCGCGGCTCTTCCACCCCAGGAAGACCCCCATCTGCAATTCGCACACGTCGAACTCGAGACTGCGCGTGAAGCGCGCGTGGCGTTCGGGAGAAGCCAAGGGGATCACTTCCAGGTCGATCCCGGGGGTGGCCACCTTGCCTTCGATGAGGAAGCGCGTGCGGTCGTAATCGCCGCAGGAGAGCGTCAAGCGCAGGTTCGCCATGGCGGACACATACACCAGGGACCGGCCCCTCACAAGACACGCCCGTCCACGCGCACGGGGGCGGCAGACGCGGTCCGAGACGCGGTTGACGGTCGCCGGCCGTTGTTGATAGTGACACCTCTGACAACCAAGAAAGGCGCCTGTTTATGGGTAATCAGTTCTTCGAATTCATGACGCACTGGGATTCGCCCCGGCCCATCTGGTTCAAGCGGGACGAGGACGAGTTGATCGGCACGCAGCGGAGCGGCGGTCGCCCCATGCCGCGCATCAAGCCGTTCGACCTGGTGAACGGGACCACGAACCGGCCGGGCGTGAAGCCGCCGGTGCTGTGGGAGGGGCAGGACGGCGTGATCGAGGCCCATGTACTCGACGGTCCGGAGCCGGTCTTCCACCGCCCGGCGGACTACGACGTGCTCGTGTTCCAGTTCACCGGGAACGGCGCGGCGGAGACAGAGTTCGGCGAGTTCCATTTGTCGCCGGGCCACTCGATGCACGTGCCCGCGGGGGTGTCGTACCGGATGATCGGGGCGCCGGGCTGCCGCCAACTAGTGGTCAAGGCGCACAAGCCGGTGCGCACGACCCTCGACCCCGAGAACCCGCTGACGCGGACGGAGTTCCGCGCCCGCGCGGCCGGGGAGCCGCCGGAACCGCACGCCGTCGCCATCCCGCCGCGCAAGGGCCGGATTCTCGAAGTCACGGATTTCTGGGACCCCGCACTGGAGCCCATCGTCATCGAGCGCGACCACGCCGGCCTCGTGGGCTGCGTCACCTTCGAGCGCGGCAAGAGCCGAGAGGTCACGGTGATGCGCGTGTTCGACTACTTCACCGGAATGACCGGCAAGGGGGGCGGGCCGGGCCCGCAGCAGTACGAGAGCGAGGATTTCCGCACGGACACCTACAACACCATAGGACAACAGAACGGCTTCCACCGGGGCATGGACGACGACGAGATCTGGTTCCAGTTCCGCGGGCACGCCACCAACGATACCGAATGGGGCGTCCACGAGCTGGATCCGGGAGAGATGGGCTATGTGCCCCGGGGCATCGCCCACCGGATCACGGGGGGCGAGGGCTTCCTCCGCTACGTCTTCTATTTCCGGCACCCCATGCACCCCCAGGCGGATTCCTCGGGTCCGCGGGAAGGCACGGCGTTCGAGGTGGAGGCGGTCTCCTTCG is a window from the Deltaproteobacteria bacterium genome containing:
- a CDS encoding lytic murein transglycosylase — translated: MKRRTTVKCFRRRGPVLALLASAIMAAFGAPSPSPAQPLTSDQAAYRSFVREFRSVALRRGIPEALYDRAFRGLTPDPEVIEKNNRQPEFVLPASQYVTLVVSDTRVNDGRAKLSELAADLKRMERRYGVERYVLAAIWGLETLYGKLRGKRNVIRSLSTLAYKGRRAKFGRNQLLAALDILKAGDITVERMTGSWAGAMGHMQFIPTSYKAYAVDFTGDGRRDIWNNPRDALASAANYLRGNGWVPGRPWGHRVVLPEGFDAGLAGRKGERTIRQWRELGLRRAGGGAFPHPEERAFLDLPAGVRGPAFLLRANFRAIMRYNPAHKYALAVGHLSDRLRGDETALAWPDGIGPIAEPERKELQRLLAARGYDIGEIDGIIGPKTRAAIRDYQAKKGRRVDGFPRRKILELLRSENKTGQ
- a CDS encoding alpha/beta hydrolase — its product is MPLATLDGVDIYYEREGAGEPVLFVPASWWPLDPWKLQVVPALSRRWETIIMDCRGTGRSSQPDDGYTVTQFAEDCAALLAHLGITRCHVVGFAIGGQILQALAIARPDLVATLTMTATGPGSRNLSGAPREVSPETHAQIREMGFEQYIKSHVDNDGMAFNPTFYHANRAAAAALADALWSGQSTVEMFRRHERARLTWDALAAAPDVKVSTLVLCGEDDKVERQGSTPVDTARRLGQAIPGAELALIPGVRHMTFWDGTGAIDALEDFLARHPIG
- a CDS encoding ABC transporter ATP-binding protein is translated as MLQVKELQKIFRVGGNEVAALGGVTQRVEEGEFFVLLGPSGSGKTTLLRCVAGLETPDGGEIEIDGATVFSTSQGISAPPEDRKIGMVFQSYAIWPHMTVFQNVALPLTRGRKKIDKSLVRQRVHESLKLVQLEDYAERPSPLLSGGQQQRVALARALAVNPKLLLMDEPLSNLDARLREEMRVQIRELAKRLNITVLYVTHDQVEAMVVADRIAVMSLGAIVSVGSPEELYEGPANRVVAEFFGSINWLDGETRAEGAVETLLGTLKTPHTARPGLTGTLGIRPEDLEISSAPTGRDNEFLGELVSRTYLGDLFVHEVRVAGTVLQVKTMDKAPVSDKVYVTLPKDRLKFFPQSTQG
- a CDS encoding ABC transporter substrate-binding protein, which encodes MANLRLTLSCGDYDRTRFLIEGKVATPGIDLEVIPLASPERHARFTRSLEFDVCELQMGVFLGWKSRGVPVTAIPVFPHVKFCHGAVVVHSGAGIERPEDLRGKRIGLQAHFNPIAVWMRGVLKHEHGVAPGEMHWVTNADEQVSPWEPPDWLHVEQAPAGRRVTEMLEAGEIDAYMLPTIGSAFRAGKSVGRRLWPDYREVEADYYRRTGIYPLRHTVVIKDEVLGRHPWVAETLLRAFEEAKVRGLEYMRDPRRSYLAWYGEAIEADESVLGRDPFPYSVEAQRHALDTMLLYASEQAVTTRRLSVDELFAPSTLR